In the genome of Bradyrhizobium sp. CB3481, the window GCGCGGCGCTCGCCGCCAACATTCTCTGCATCAACGTCGAATCCGAGCCCGAACTGGAATTGCTGTCGAAGCTCGCGGTCGAAACCGGCCGCACCGCGCGGATTTCGCTGCGCGTCAATCCGGACGTCGACGCCGGCACCCATGCCAAGATCGCCACCGGCAAGTCCGAGAACAAGTTCGGCATTCCGATCGCGCGCGCCCGCGAGGTCTATGCCCGCGCCGCAAAGCTCCCGGGCATCGAGGTGACCGGCACCGATATGCATATCGGCAGCCAGATCACTGATCTCAGCAAGATGGAAGCCGCGTTCCGGATTCTGTCCGATTTCGTGCAGGTGCTGCGCGCCGACGGCCATACCATCGAGCACATCGATTTCGGCGGCGGGCTCGGCATTCCCTACCACGCCGACCGCGAAGCGCCGCCGCTGCCGTCGGTCTATGCGGCGATGGTCAAGCGCGTCACGCACAATCTCGGCTGCACGCTGATGTTCGAGCCGGGCCGCATGATCGTCGGCAATGCCGGCATCCTGGTTTCCCGCGTCATCTACGTGAAGCCGGGCGAGGCCAAGAACTTCGTCATCATCGACGCCGCGATGAACGACCTGATCCGCCCGACGCTCTATGAGGCGCACCACGACATCCTGCCCGTGCGCGAGCCGGCCAAGGGCACGCTGACGATCACCGCCGACGTGGTCGGCCCGGTCTGCGAGACCGGCGACTATCTCGCGCTCGACCGCAACCTGCCCGAGCCGAAGGCCGGCGATCTCCTCGCCATCATGACATCAGGCGCCTATGGCGCGGTGCAGTCCGGCTTCTACAACACAAGGCCGCTGGTGCCGGAAGTCCTGGTCAAGGACGACCAGTACGCCGTGGTCCGCCCGCGCATCGAGGTCGACGAGCTGATCGCGATGGATCGGCCTGCGCCTTGGTTGTGATCAATATGCTGCCCAGTCTCAGGTGGTATCGTAACGTCTGCTTCAAGGCTGAGTCCGCGCTACTTCCATACCGAAAACGTTTTGAGCGGATGTAAACTAATTCATATACGGCACAGCGCCATCGCAGTACGCTTTGATCCGCTACCGCGTCGGTCCCGCAGCGGCTTTTGAAGCCGTGCAATGTACTCAAGCCGGTTCGAACCCGTGCTGCGATGACCCCAGACGCCAATTTTGAATGGCAGGCTTGCCTGCTGTGAAACAGCAGGCGAATCATACTGAAGCAATTGTCGGATCGCCTTGGCGCGCGCAATCGCATGCGCAGGTAGGTCGCTATGGACCGAACTGCTGACAAGGAAAGCGGGTACGCCATATCGCATCGCTCGATGCGAAGACAAAGTGGCGATTCTTTCATTGCGATGCTCTTCACCGCATGCATCGTCTTCTTCGCGAGCGAAGCCGGTGCTCAATGCACAGCCCGAGCCGTCTTGCAGAACCGTTTGACGTTCAAGGCTGCTCCCTCCGTTACACCGCCGGCTCCGATCAAATCCGTCTTCGCGGTTCCGGTATGGCGAACGATTACAGTCGGGACCTTTGCAAATTCTTTTGCGCTGCTTAACGCGTTGGACGCAGCGGGCTGTGGCATCGGCGGCCTCGCTGAGGAAATTCTCGCTCGGCCGGCCTTTAATGTCGGCACTAAGAAAACCAGCGTGGAATTATTTGCGGTGTCGGCCGCCGAACTCGGCTTTCCACCCGATACCGTTCGGCTGGCGGACGTTTATGCGCGCGCTCAACAATTGGGTTTCGGACTGGCGGCGGCAGAGGTCGGTCCGCAACTGAGGCTGCAATACTTCGATCAGCCGATGGGCGAATTTCTCATTGCAATGGAGCCGATCAAAACGTGGAAGGGAGAGCCTGTCATTCTCGCCGTAGCTAATGGCGGAGCGGGATTGGTCCTCCTCGGCCGAGATGGCAGTGCCGATGCAGAAATATCTGCAGCGTCTCGCTTCCTGTTCGTGCGGTCCAACGAAGCCGCATTGGCCAAGGCGGTCCGCGGGATTGAGGAGGCTGCAGGGCTCGGCCGTCGCTGAGTTTCTGAACCGAACGCCCCGGGGCGACAGTTCCTGATCTGAAGAGCAACCGAGCGTCCGCGGGACGACAGACGAGGAGCAGCGATCATGGAATCAATTCCGCGTAAGCCACTCCGAACGGCTTGTCTTTGCGGCTTGGCGCTTCTGAGCGTGACGTGCTCGCCAGGCCCGGCCCATGCTCGTCCGATGCTGTTGCCATCGGAGCAGTTTCCCGGCCCCTGGCTGGAAATTACGCAAGAGATCAGAGACCCCCTTACGCTCAACGGGGTCTCTGCCTGTAGTCAGGCAGCGGGCCGCGAATCGTCGCGCAATCCCGGCGAATATCTCTTGTACTGCACATCGGACGAGAAGCTTTGGACAAGCTGGCGCGTCCAACCTGCGGCGCGCATTGTTCGCGGTCCGGGTCGGCTCTTCCGGGGCATCGGACCGCCGGACGGATACTAAGACCAGCCAAGCGGGGGGTAGGGCGCAGAAACGGGTTCACCAGCTCTGAAAAGGACCGCCAAAAGGCGAGCGCCAGAAAGGTGTGCCGCGTGGGTAGGGATAGCGGAATTCGCTTGGCGTACTGCGCCGCCGCTTCTTGATGCCGCCTTGCGGCTCGCCGCTGAGCAGCACCACGAATTCCGTCCCTTTTCCGGTTTCAGCGCTCAACGGTTCGTCTGTGACGATCAGGGAGGATCGCGGCGCGATGGCCGTGATGCGATCCAGCGCGTCCTGCGCAATGGTGATGCGGTCGAGCGCGGCCTTTGCAGCGTTCAAATCCGTCGGTGCTGGCTCGAGGTCTCGGCTGCTGCTTGCGCGCGCCCGGTCGTGCGCCGCGGCAGTCTCCGCATGCTTGCTGCTCAATAACGACACCACGTTCCAGCGCAAGTGGTCGTCGGACGTACGCTCTGCGGCGGTAAAGACATGTGTTCCGATGGGACGATCGGGATCGGCGATCGTGACGGGACTTTCAAAGACCGCCTCGAATGCTTGCCGGACATAAAGCTTCTGAGTCTTGCGGCTGATCAGCACCGACATCGGCTGCAGTTCGCGCGCGATCTTGCGGGCGGCCTCGGCGGCCAGGTATCG includes:
- the lysA gene encoding diaminopimelate decarboxylase, coding for MNHFDYRNGVLHAEAVNLSELADAVGTPFYCYSTATLERHYRVFSEAFAGEKTLVCYAMKANSNQSVLRTLAKLGAGADVVSGGELKRALAAGIPPSKILFSGVGKTEAELRAALAANILCINVESEPELELLSKLAVETGRTARISLRVNPDVDAGTHAKIATGKSENKFGIPIARAREVYARAAKLPGIEVTGTDMHIGSQITDLSKMEAAFRILSDFVQVLRADGHTIEHIDFGGGLGIPYHADREAPPLPSVYAAMVKRVTHNLGCTLMFEPGRMIVGNAGILVSRVIYVKPGEAKNFVIIDAAMNDLIRPTLYEAHHDILPVREPAKGTLTITADVVGPVCETGDYLALDRNLPEPKAGDLLAIMTSGAYGAVQSGFYNTRPLVPEVLVKDDQYAVVRPRIEVDELIAMDRPAPWL